The following are encoded in a window of Cryobacterium sp. CG_9.6 genomic DNA:
- a CDS encoding response regulator transcription factor produces the protein MTEPSEKRVAVIIEDDPDIRALLAVVLTQAGFETITASNGLDGVTAVREHNPVVTTLDVGLPGMDGFETARRIRGVSSTYLVMLTARSDEIDTLQALEAGADDYLTKPFRPRELRARIDAMLRRPRHHLATDRTDTAAEPETTATDSITVPSAWHEHNGLRLNAAERRVLLDDHSLDLTRTEFDLLASLLDSQRRVRSKADLALMLRGESYADSYSVSEADQRAVEVHMGNLRRKLGDSVTAPSWLETVRGVGYRLAAPHES, from the coding sequence ATGACTGAACCCTCCGAGAAACGCGTCGCGGTCATCATCGAGGATGACCCCGACATTCGGGCGCTCCTCGCGGTCGTGCTCACCCAGGCCGGATTCGAGACGATCACCGCCAGCAACGGTCTCGATGGCGTCACAGCGGTGCGGGAACACAACCCGGTCGTCACGACTCTCGACGTGGGGTTACCGGGGATGGACGGATTCGAAACGGCCCGCCGCATTCGTGGTGTCAGTTCGACATACCTCGTGATGCTCACTGCCCGCAGTGACGAGATAGACACGTTGCAAGCCCTCGAAGCTGGTGCCGACGACTACCTGACGAAACCCTTTCGGCCGCGTGAGCTGCGGGCTCGGATCGATGCCATGTTGCGCCGCCCGCGGCATCACCTCGCGACCGACCGCACGGATACTGCGGCGGAACCCGAGACAACCGCCACTGACTCAATAACGGTCCCGAGCGCATGGCACGAGCACAACGGACTCCGCCTGAACGCTGCTGAGCGCCGTGTGCTCCTTGACGACCACTCGCTCGATCTCACCCGGACCGAGTTCGATCTCCTCGCCTCCCTCCTCGACTCTCAGCGGCGAGTGCGGAGCAAAGCCGACCTCGCGCTCATGCTTCGCGGCGAATCGTATGCCGATAGCTACTCCGTGAGCGAGGCAGATCAGCGTGCCGTGGAGGTGCACATGGGAAATCTACGACGCAAGCTGGGCGATAGCGTCACGGCACCGTCGTGGCTGGAAACGGTGCGCGGGGTCGGTTACCGACTCGCAGCACCACACGAGTCCTAG
- a CDS encoding aspartate kinase encodes MALIVQKFGGSSVADAESIKRVAKRIVDTRKAGNEVVVAVSAMGDSTDELLDLAHQVTPLPAPRELDMLLTAGERISMALLAMAIKSMGYDARSFTGSQAGMITDARHGSARIVDVTPGRIREALDEGAVAIVAGFQGFNRDTKDITTLGRGGSDTTAVALAAALGADICEIYTDVDGVYTADPRVVPKARKLDSVSSEEMLELAAAGAKVLYIRAVEYARRHGVTLHVRSSFNNNTGTIVYNADTARANGEIVEEPIIAGIAADLSEAKVTVVGVPDIPGKAALIFKIVAKTNANVDMIVQNVSAAATGLTDISFTLPKSEGQQVLTALTNEQQVVGFKSLQYDDQIGKLALVGGGMRTNTGVSAKLFEALYEAGINIEMISTSEIRISVVTRADTINEALRVVHTAFGLDADSDAQVHGGTGR; translated from the coding sequence GTGGCTTTGATCGTGCAGAAGTTCGGCGGATCATCCGTTGCCGACGCCGAAAGCATCAAGCGTGTCGCCAAGCGCATCGTGGACACGCGCAAGGCCGGCAACGAAGTGGTGGTTGCCGTGTCAGCCATGGGCGACTCCACCGATGAGCTGCTCGACCTCGCCCACCAGGTGACCCCTCTTCCCGCGCCGCGCGAGCTCGACATGCTCCTCACTGCCGGGGAGCGCATTTCTATGGCCCTTCTCGCCATGGCGATCAAGAGCATGGGCTACGACGCTCGCTCCTTCACCGGCAGCCAGGCCGGCATGATCACCGACGCCCGGCACGGGTCCGCCCGCATTGTCGATGTGACACCGGGCCGCATCCGTGAGGCCCTCGACGAGGGCGCTGTCGCCATCGTTGCCGGCTTCCAGGGTTTCAACCGCGACACGAAAGACATCACGACTCTCGGCCGTGGGGGCTCTGACACCACGGCCGTTGCCCTCGCCGCGGCCTTGGGGGCCGACATTTGTGAGATCTATACGGATGTCGATGGTGTCTATACCGCCGACCCGCGTGTTGTTCCCAAGGCGCGCAAGCTCGATAGCGTCTCGAGTGAAGAGATGCTGGAGCTCGCCGCCGCCGGTGCGAAAGTTTTGTATATTCGAGCCGTGGAATATGCTCGGCGCCATGGCGTGACGCTGCATGTGCGGTCATCCTTTAACAACAACACCGGCACCATCGTCTACAACGCCGATACCGCCCGTGCGAATGGAGAGATAGTGGAAGAGCCAATCATCGCCGGGATTGCTGCCGACCTGAGTGAAGCAAAGGTGACGGTCGTTGGCGTGCCCGACATTCCCGGCAAGGCCGCGCTGATCTTCAAGATCGTCGCGAAGACCAACGCCAACGTGGACATGATCGTGCAAAACGTATCCGCTGCAGCGACGGGCCTCACCGACATCTCCTTCACGCTGCCCAAATCCGAGGGTCAGCAGGTGCTGACCGCACTCACCAACGAACAGCAGGTCGTCGGGTTCAAGAGCCTGCAGTACGACGACCAGATCGGCAAGCTCGCCCTGGTGGGCGGTGGCATGCGCACCAACACCGGTGTCTCGGCCAAGCTGTTCGAGGCACTGTATGAGGCTGGCATCAACATCGAGATGATTTCCACGAGCGAAATCCGCATCTCCGTGGTGACACGGGCCGACACCATCAATGAAGCCCTGCGTGTGGTGCACACCGCGTTCGGACTGGACGCCGACTCCGACGCCCAGGTACACGGCGGAACCGGCCGCTAG
- the recR gene encoding recombination mediator RecR — MYEGIVQELIDELGQLPGIGPKSAQRIAFHILQTEKFDVTRLANVLLEVRDKVRFCDICGNVSEQPTCMICRDPRRNPTLICVVEEAKDVVAIERTREFKGLYHVLGGAISPIDGVGPDDLRIRQLMQRLANNTVQEVIIATDPNLEGEATATYLSRLLTTLKIKVTRLASGLPVGGDLEYADEVTLGRAFEGRREVTH; from the coding sequence ATGTATGAAGGCATCGTTCAGGAACTGATCGACGAACTCGGCCAGCTGCCGGGAATCGGTCCGAAATCTGCGCAGCGCATTGCGTTTCACATTCTGCAGACCGAAAAGTTTGACGTGACCAGGCTCGCGAACGTGCTGCTCGAGGTGCGCGATAAGGTGCGGTTCTGCGATATCTGCGGCAACGTGAGCGAGCAGCCCACGTGCATGATCTGCCGGGATCCGCGGCGCAATCCCACCCTCATCTGCGTCGTCGAAGAGGCCAAGGACGTTGTGGCGATCGAGCGCACCCGCGAGTTCAAGGGGCTCTATCACGTGCTCGGTGGTGCCATTAGTCCGATCGACGGGGTCGGACCCGACGATCTGCGCATTCGCCAGCTCATGCAGCGGCTGGCGAACAACACCGTTCAAGAGGTGATCATTGCGACGGATCCTAACCTCGAGGGGGAGGCCACCGCCACCTACCTGTCACGCCTGCTGACCACGCTGAAAATCAAGGTCACCCGGCTGGCGTCGGGGCTTCCGGTGGGCGGTGACCTGGAGTACGCCGACGAGGTCACTCTGGGCCGTGCCTTTGAAGGTCGTCGCGAGGTTACGCACTAG
- a CDS encoding DNA polymerase III subunit gamma and tau, whose amino-acid sequence MVTALYRRYRPETFAEMIGQSQVTEPLMTALRTNRVNHAYLFSGPRGCGKTTSARILARCLNCAEGPTDTPCGVCPSCVELARDGGGSLDVVEIDAASHNGVDDARDIRERAIFAPARDRYKIFILDEAHMVTPQGFNALLKIVEEPPEHVKFIFATTEPEKVIGTIRSRTHHYPFRLVPPAPMLEYVQQMCETEHMQVAPGVLPLVVRAGGGSPRDTLSLLDQLMAGSDGHTVEYERAVALLGYTSATLLDDAIDALGARDAGAAFDAADRVIQTGQDPRRFVEDLLERMRDLIVVAATSAAGAAAVLRGVPQDEIDRMAAQAHQFGPAELSRTADILNAALTEMSGATSPRLHLELMIARALIPATDDSVRGALARVERLERRIGVEGVAAVAPAETAPATPSRTPSPVPPRSSTAPARPVVDPVTDAPTSGVGPVQWAATAKPAPTVADTTPTARADAAPASAAAPVAVDAPHAVRVLPTAPVTFAQLSAAWPEILEAVRTAKVSAWLVAYTAHLIDLRDNDVLVLSFPSEADVASFKHSPAPGMGVSDFLRTAIVAVLGLRVKFIAREEPRPPSGSAGDDPVAPVLTPSALPQNDESGAPDGDVVDDEPWASDAGATGADESNAAVSDSAQSAAELDEQSPSPVGVAPVAAPVAVPPPIAETVTPARPATTGWNTVAIPGSAPAVTPAVREPVTPEASATAPARAVESEPPFNDVPPPFDDDVPPERDGPGYERTPTVQNTPRVQVPAASAGRRPTEKARTTSAPSFAEKQRYGEAVVREVLGATFIEEQPYFATTPRPRGD is encoded by the coding sequence GTGGTTACCGCACTGTATCGCCGTTACCGGCCAGAGACCTTTGCCGAGATGATTGGCCAGTCGCAAGTGACTGAGCCGCTCATGACGGCACTGCGCACCAATCGGGTGAATCATGCCTACCTGTTCAGCGGCCCGCGCGGGTGCGGCAAGACCACCTCGGCGCGCATTCTGGCTCGCTGCCTGAACTGTGCCGAGGGTCCCACCGACACTCCCTGTGGCGTGTGCCCGAGCTGTGTCGAACTGGCCCGTGACGGTGGCGGATCCCTTGACGTGGTGGAGATCGACGCGGCCAGCCACAACGGTGTCGACGATGCCCGGGATATTCGTGAACGCGCCATCTTCGCGCCGGCTCGCGACCGCTACAAGATCTTCATCCTCGACGAGGCGCACATGGTGACGCCGCAGGGGTTCAACGCCCTGCTGAAGATCGTGGAGGAACCGCCGGAGCACGTGAAGTTCATCTTCGCCACGACCGAGCCCGAGAAGGTCATCGGCACGATTCGGTCGCGCACCCACCACTATCCCTTCCGCTTGGTTCCACCGGCACCCATGCTCGAATACGTGCAGCAGATGTGTGAAACCGAGCACATGCAGGTTGCCCCCGGCGTGCTGCCCCTCGTGGTACGTGCAGGCGGCGGCTCTCCCCGCGACACGCTGTCGCTGCTGGACCAGCTGATGGCCGGCTCCGACGGCCACACCGTTGAGTATGAGCGTGCGGTTGCCCTGCTGGGCTACACCAGCGCCACCTTGCTCGATGACGCGATTGACGCCCTCGGCGCCCGTGACGCCGGAGCAGCCTTCGACGCGGCAGACCGGGTGATCCAGACCGGTCAAGACCCGCGCCGCTTTGTGGAAGACCTTCTGGAACGCATGCGTGACCTCATCGTGGTCGCGGCCACGTCGGCTGCGGGAGCCGCAGCCGTGCTTCGCGGGGTACCCCAGGACGAGATCGATCGGATGGCGGCGCAGGCTCACCAATTTGGCCCCGCCGAACTCTCGCGCACCGCCGATATTCTGAACGCGGCCCTCACCGAGATGTCGGGCGCCACCTCTCCTCGGTTGCATCTGGAACTCATGATTGCCCGCGCGCTTATCCCCGCCACGGACGACTCCGTGCGCGGAGCGCTCGCTCGCGTGGAGCGACTCGAGCGCCGGATCGGTGTTGAGGGTGTGGCCGCGGTCGCACCAGCCGAAACCGCCCCGGCCACCCCGTCCCGCACCCCGTCCCCCGTGCCGCCGCGCAGCTCCACCGCGCCCGCCCGTCCCGTGGTCGACCCGGTCACCGACGCGCCCACAAGCGGTGTGGGTCCGGTTCAGTGGGCCGCAACCGCGAAGCCTGCACCCACGGTGGCGGACACCACGCCGACCGCACGCGCCGACGCGGCACCAGCATCCGCTGCCGCGCCCGTTGCGGTAGACGCCCCGCACGCGGTGCGCGTGCTCCCCACTGCTCCGGTGACGTTTGCGCAGCTCAGTGCCGCCTGGCCGGAGATTCTCGAGGCCGTGCGCACGGCCAAGGTGAGCGCCTGGCTGGTGGCCTACACCGCGCACCTGATTGATCTGCGCGACAACGACGTTTTGGTGCTGTCGTTTCCGAGCGAGGCCGATGTGGCCAGTTTCAAGCACTCCCCGGCACCCGGCATGGGCGTGAGTGATTTTCTGCGCACCGCGATCGTGGCGGTGCTTGGGCTTCGGGTGAAATTCATTGCTCGCGAGGAACCGCGTCCGCCGTCGGGGTCCGCCGGTGACGACCCCGTTGCGCCGGTGCTCACCCCGTCCGCATTGCCGCAGAACGACGAGTCCGGCGCGCCGGATGGAGACGTGGTTGACGACGAGCCGTGGGCCAGCGATGCCGGTGCCACGGGGGCCGACGAGAGCAATGCCGCAGTGTCCGACAGTGCGCAGTCTGCGGCAGAACTCGACGAGCAGAGCCCGTCGCCCGTCGGTGTCGCCCCGGTCGCTGCTCCCGTCGCCGTGCCGCCGCCCATTGCCGAGACCGTCACCCCGGCACGGCCGGCGACCACCGGCTGGAACACCGTGGCTATTCCCGGCTCCGCACCCGCTGTCACCCCCGCGGTGCGCGAACCTGTCACACCGGAAGCCAGCGCGACTGCGCCGGCGCGGGCAGTGGAGTCAGAGCCACCGTTCAACGATGTGCCCCCGCCCTTTGACGATGACGTTCCGCCCGAGCGGGATGGCCCAGGCTACGAGCGCACGCCGACCGTGCAGAACACGCCGCGCGTTCAGGTGCCGGCGGCATCCGCTGGTCGACGCCCAACCGAGAAGGCGCGCACAACCTCCGCACCGAGTTTTGCCGAGAAACAGCGTTACGGCGAGGCGGTGGTGCGCGAGGTTCTGGGTGCCACGTTTATTGAAGAACAGCCATATTTTGCGACCACGCCGCGACCGAGAGGCGACTAG
- a CDS encoding EAL domain-containing protein: MRRNQVWGGLRRAGFALFAAYGAVVIFGATIVMSSATAISLLIAAIGVGCIVALESNRIWMGWSPYRGLSYSLPVIALPILVGVLGVTVAVGTIALGVLIRTLARTRRWAISLYSAGLTGVGATINVVVFQALLDADVILVVAVLFSAIIFVAVVLSVEVVRRWSIRAPIELGSFTPTSPFRGAALLTGAACFTALAAFWNNPALPFFAESVQDRNALILLLLLTLIAVAAKALVRLEDMRRRFNGLIRGTAALNAKSFGHTPGSESFADLVRRAVTEAIGAEWVALRKDPGSWPDISASVTLVKGEPLFIVAHRDAIDVAFGRDDKRALNALAHTANVVVRARDDIGGLTLRANTDQLTGLPNYGAFQAALVNINGHRNYAEALAVLFLDIDDFKRINDRYGHQVGDDVLRVLGHRLRSAVRPSDVVARVGGDEFVIILTRLSSLAEANQIAESILVASGKQIVLEGATVHPLLSIGLAYSSHREADVWELVLDADKSMLAVKHSRRSGGPSNESSISISAHRSPQVIERVAEAIRENNLTMAYQPIVSLVTSQIWAFEALVRFTDPEIGALSPPSLVETSKRLGLFDDFTQQVAEKAMTAAAEFRLVEPRIVCMTINVEANQVMPERLGDFVEELAARYADISLCLELNERSVARVSPELRAQVDHLRDIGILIALDDYGSEDSSVDSLVRVPMDILKIDKSLVDDLDDVRQCEVLTALQGFGDSLEYSMIVEGVEDEAMALHLSRLGIRSAQGFHYGIPQPFDVVLARLVQHGAAAVVPATALSTP, translated from the coding sequence GTGAGGCGTAATCAGGTGTGGGGCGGACTGCGGCGGGCAGGGTTTGCGCTTTTTGCGGCCTACGGTGCCGTCGTCATTTTTGGCGCCACCATTGTCATGTCGAGCGCGACGGCCATTAGCCTACTTATCGCCGCGATCGGCGTCGGCTGCATCGTGGCTCTGGAGAGTAACCGCATCTGGATGGGCTGGTCGCCCTACCGCGGGTTGTCCTATAGCCTGCCCGTTATTGCCCTTCCCATTCTGGTGGGCGTGCTGGGTGTGACCGTAGCGGTCGGGACTATAGCCCTCGGTGTCCTCATCCGCACACTGGCCCGCACGCGGCGTTGGGCAATTTCCCTGTACTCCGCGGGCCTGACGGGCGTTGGGGCCACGATCAATGTTGTGGTCTTTCAGGCACTGCTCGACGCGGACGTGATCCTTGTTGTTGCGGTACTTTTCTCTGCCATCATCTTCGTGGCCGTGGTGCTCTCCGTAGAGGTGGTACGTCGGTGGAGTATCCGGGCACCGATCGAGTTGGGGTCCTTCACCCCGACATCGCCCTTCCGAGGTGCCGCCCTGCTGACCGGTGCCGCGTGCTTCACCGCCCTGGCCGCCTTCTGGAATAATCCGGCACTGCCCTTCTTTGCCGAGTCCGTTCAGGACCGCAACGCCCTCATCCTGCTGCTGCTGCTCACGCTGATTGCCGTGGCGGCCAAAGCGCTGGTGCGGCTGGAGGACATGAGGCGGCGGTTTAACGGTCTGATCCGGGGAACGGCTGCGCTCAACGCCAAGTCGTTTGGTCACACTCCCGGATCGGAGTCCTTCGCCGATCTGGTGCGACGTGCCGTCACCGAGGCGATCGGCGCGGAATGGGTTGCCCTGCGCAAGGACCCGGGGTCCTGGCCCGACATCTCTGCCAGCGTCACGCTGGTGAAAGGAGAGCCGCTTTTTATCGTGGCGCATCGTGATGCGATCGATGTGGCGTTTGGCCGCGATGACAAGCGTGCCCTCAACGCCCTCGCGCACACCGCCAACGTTGTGGTGCGGGCTCGTGATGACATCGGTGGCCTGACTTTACGAGCGAATACCGATCAACTGACCGGCCTTCCGAACTACGGTGCATTTCAGGCCGCACTCGTGAACATCAATGGGCACCGCAACTACGCCGAAGCGCTCGCGGTGCTCTTTCTTGACATTGATGATTTTAAGCGAATTAATGACCGGTATGGGCATCAGGTCGGGGATGACGTGCTGCGCGTTCTTGGTCACCGGCTGCGCTCCGCCGTGCGTCCCTCCGATGTCGTAGCCCGTGTCGGTGGCGACGAGTTCGTCATCATTCTCACCCGGCTCTCTTCACTCGCTGAAGCGAATCAGATTGCCGAAAGCATCCTGGTGGCCTCAGGGAAACAGATCGTGCTGGAGGGAGCCACGGTGCATCCGCTTCTCAGCATTGGCCTCGCCTACTCATCGCATCGGGAAGCGGATGTCTGGGAGCTCGTTCTTGACGCCGACAAGAGCATGCTCGCGGTGAAACACAGCCGCCGGAGCGGTGGTCCTTCCAACGAGAGCAGCATCAGCATCTCGGCGCATCGATCGCCACAGGTGATCGAGCGGGTGGCGGAAGCTATTCGCGAGAATAATCTCACCATGGCGTACCAGCCCATCGTGAGTCTGGTCACGAGCCAGATCTGGGCGTTCGAAGCCCTGGTGCGTTTTACCGATCCGGAGATCGGGGCGCTCTCGCCGCCCTCACTCGTGGAGACCTCCAAGCGACTTGGACTGTTCGACGATTTTACGCAACAGGTGGCCGAGAAGGCCATGACGGCGGCCGCCGAGTTTCGGCTCGTCGAACCACGCATCGTCTGCATGACCATCAATGTGGAAGCAAACCAGGTCATGCCGGAACGCCTCGGTGATTTCGTGGAAGAGCTTGCCGCCCGATATGCGGATATTTCGCTGTGTCTTGAACTGAATGAACGCTCGGTTGCGCGGGTGTCCCCGGAGCTGCGGGCACAGGTTGACCATCTGCGCGATATTGGGATTCTGATCGCGCTCGACGACTACGGTTCGGAGGATTCGTCCGTTGACTCTCTCGTGCGTGTTCCCATGGACATTCTCAAAATCGACAAAAGCCTCGTTGATGACCTCGACGATGTGCGCCAATGCGAGGTTCTCACGGCACTGCAGGGCTTTGGGGACAGCCTCGAATATTCGATGATCGTTGAGGGCGTTGAGGACGAAGCGATGGCGCTCCACCTCTCCAGGTTGGGCATTCGAAGCGCTCAAGGCTTTCACTACGGCATCCCGCAGCCGTTCGATGTGGTGCTCGCGCGATTGGTACAGCACGGTGCCGCTGCCGTGGTTCCAGCCACAGCACTGTCGACCCCGTGA
- a CDS encoding malate:quinone oxidoreductase codes for MNATEPVDVVLIGGGIMSATLGTLLKELQPSWRIEVYERLGELAQESSNPWNNAGTGHAALCELNYMPEAPGGKLTADKAVSINEQFQVSRQLWAHLVSTGALPEPEKFINSTPHMTFVHGAANVAYLRERHEVLKDQPLFTGMEFSDDPTVIGGWTPLLTKKRPSGQKIAATRSNLGTDVDFGALTSYMFDNLTRHGVEVKMNQEVTNLRQNSDGSWRINLLRQVGQTRSTVNAKFVFVGAGGGGLALLQKSGIPEIKGFGGFPISGQFLRTTNPELVAQHQAKVYGKAGVGAPPMSVPHLDTRIVDGQMSLLFGPYAGFSPKFLKTSTWLDLPLSIRAHNLGPMLAVARHNFDLMKYLIGEIFASRNAKLKALQEFVPTAKMGDWELITAGQRVQVMKKDADKGGVLQMGTEVVTSADGTIAGLLGASPGASTAAPIMVDLLARCFPDRIAAWEPKIAAMIPSYGTKLSDDPAAAAASLAATAQVLHLTA; via the coding sequence GTGAATGCAACGGAACCCGTAGACGTCGTTCTCATTGGCGGCGGAATCATGAGCGCTACTCTCGGCACCCTCCTCAAGGAGCTGCAGCCGTCGTGGCGCATTGAAGTGTACGAGCGATTGGGCGAATTGGCCCAGGAAAGCTCGAACCCGTGGAACAACGCCGGCACGGGTCACGCAGCGCTGTGTGAACTCAACTACATGCCCGAAGCACCCGGGGGAAAGCTCACCGCCGACAAAGCAGTGAGCATCAACGAGCAGTTTCAGGTCAGCCGTCAGCTCTGGGCGCACCTAGTGAGTACCGGGGCGCTCCCGGAGCCGGAGAAATTCATCAACTCCACACCGCACATGACCTTCGTGCACGGAGCAGCGAATGTTGCCTACCTTCGCGAGCGTCACGAGGTTTTGAAAGACCAGCCGCTTTTCACCGGAATGGAATTCAGCGATGACCCAACGGTTATCGGTGGTTGGACGCCCCTGCTCACGAAGAAGCGTCCGTCCGGGCAGAAGATTGCGGCCACGCGCAGCAACCTGGGCACCGATGTCGATTTTGGCGCCCTCACCTCGTACATGTTCGACAACCTCACCCGGCACGGCGTCGAGGTGAAAATGAACCAGGAAGTCACAAACCTCAGGCAAAACTCCGACGGGTCGTGGCGCATTAACCTCCTACGCCAGGTTGGACAGACCCGTAGCACCGTGAATGCCAAGTTCGTGTTCGTGGGTGCCGGTGGTGGTGGTTTGGCCCTGCTGCAAAAGAGCGGGATTCCCGAGATCAAGGGGTTCGGTGGATTTCCGATCAGCGGTCAATTCCTCCGCACCACGAACCCCGAGCTGGTGGCTCAGCATCAGGCAAAGGTGTACGGCAAGGCCGGTGTTGGTGCCCCGCCCATGTCCGTGCCGCACCTGGACACGCGAATCGTCGACGGCCAGATGTCGCTGCTCTTCGGGCCGTATGCCGGGTTTAGCCCCAAGTTCCTTAAGACCAGTACCTGGCTCGACCTTCCGCTGTCGATTCGTGCTCACAACCTCGGCCCGATGCTCGCCGTGGCCCGCCACAACTTCGACCTGATGAAGTACCTCATTGGCGAAATCTTCGCATCACGTAACGCCAAACTGAAGGCACTGCAGGAGTTCGTTCCCACCGCCAAGATGGGCGACTGGGAGCTGATCACGGCGGGCCAGCGCGTGCAGGTTATGAAGAAGGATGCCGACAAGGGCGGCGTGTTGCAAATGGGAACCGAGGTTGTCACATCGGCTGATGGCACCATCGCCGGGCTTCTCGGCGCATCGCCCGGTGCGTCTACGGCTGCGCCGATCATGGTGGATCTGCTGGCCCGGTGCTTCCCGGATCGCATCGCGGCGTGGGAGCCGAAGATCGCCGCCATGATCCCGAGCTACGGCACCAAGCTCTCCGACGATCCTGCCGCCGCCGCCGCCTCCCTGGCGGCCACGGCACAGGTGCTGCACCTCACCGCGTAG
- a CDS encoding aspartate-semialdehyde dehydrogenase — translation MSTTVTTAGINIGVVGATGQVGAVVRALLAERKFPVKSIRFFASARSAGNTLSFQGVDVVIEDAAVADPTGLDVAIFSAGASLSKVQAPRFAAAGVTVIDNSSGWRMDPDVPLVVSEVNPEAIALATKGIIANPNCTTMAAMPVLKALHDAAGLERLIVSTYQAVSGSGLAGAFELASQVRVAVQDENLLGLVHSGTAVTLPEPTIYARPIAFDVIPLAGSIVDDGSFETDEEQKLRNESRKILNLPELLVSGTCVRVPVFTGHSLSINVEFAQPLTVARAQELLADAPGVTLTDVPTPLQAAGQDPSFVGRIRQDPGVPNNRGLALFISNDNLRKGAALNAVQIAELVAAQLVAA, via the coding sequence GTGAGCACCACCGTCACAACCGCAGGCATCAATATTGGCGTCGTCGGTGCCACTGGGCAGGTGGGTGCCGTTGTGCGCGCCCTGCTGGCCGAGCGTAAATTCCCGGTAAAGAGCATCCGCTTCTTCGCGTCGGCACGTTCCGCCGGGAACACCCTCTCCTTTCAGGGTGTCGATGTTGTGATCGAAGACGCGGCGGTTGCCGATCCGACCGGCCTGGACGTGGCAATTTTCTCGGCGGGAGCGTCGCTGTCCAAGGTGCAGGCTCCGCGCTTCGCCGCCGCCGGCGTTACGGTGATCGACAACTCGTCCGGTTGGCGCATGGACCCCGATGTTCCGCTCGTGGTCAGCGAAGTGAACCCGGAGGCCATCGCCTTGGCCACCAAGGGCATTATTGCCAACCCCAACTGCACTACCATGGCCGCGATGCCCGTGCTGAAGGCGCTGCATGACGCGGCCGGCCTCGAACGCCTGATCGTGAGCACCTATCAGGCGGTCTCCGGCAGCGGCCTTGCGGGCGCCTTCGAGCTGGCCTCCCAGGTGCGCGTTGCGGTACAGGACGAAAACCTGCTCGGTCTGGTGCACTCGGGAACGGCTGTCACCCTGCCGGAGCCCACCATTTACGCGCGCCCCATCGCGTTTGACGTCATTCCGCTTGCCGGATCAATCGTTGACGACGGCAGCTTCGAGACCGACGAGGAACAGAAGCTTCGTAACGAGAGCCGCAAGATTCTCAACCTTCCCGAGCTGCTCGTCTCGGGCACGTGCGTGCGGGTTCCCGTGTTCACCGGTCATTCCTTGTCGATCAACGTGGAGTTTGCTCAGCCGCTGACGGTTGCCCGGGCCCAGGAGCTGTTAGCGGATGCCCCCGGTGTGACCCTGACGGATGTACCCACGCCCTTGCAGGCGGCAGGCCAAGATCCGAGCTTCGTCGGCCGCATCCGGCAGGACCCCGGCGTGCCGAATAATCGCGGCCTGGCCCTGTTCATTAGCAACGATAATCTTCGCAAGGGAGCAGCCCTGAACGCTGTGCAGATCGCGGAACTCGTCGCTGCCCAGCTCGTCGCTGCCTAA